Genomic segment of Fibrobacter sp. UWH4:
CTTCATAAAGGTAGATAAATTTACGAGGGTGGTGCCCTGTTTCTGGGCTATTTCGGACAGGTTGCCGAGCTTTTCCAAAGAACTTTGGTTTAAGGGGAGAATCATGGTGGCAAGACCGTTCCGCTTGGCTTCGCGCAGTTTGGCCTTGGTATAGTCCGATAGGGAACTGTTGTCGGGATTGTACGGTGCCGTGCACTTGCAGGTCATTTCCATGTCTTGGCATGTCTGCGGGACGATGGATAGCTTGTTCATGGAGATATCGGCGAACCAGAGCCCATGTTCCTTGGTGGGCTTCAAGATAGCTTGCAGGAGTTGTCTGTGCTCAACGGCTTGGCCCCCGTAGCGGCTGACGATCCCCTTGGCTTCGGGGAGCTTGCTGTAGGCTTCGGTGATAACGTTTTCGATTTGTTCTTCGGTGTGGTGGATGCGCAGCGGACGAAGTTTGTTGTGCGCCTTGTTAAGCTTGGTGGATTCCATGGGGATCCACAGGGCGATTTCCTTGCGCTTGATTCTGTCCAGATCGCGATAAAAGTCGTCGCTTGGACCGAAGGGCGGAACAAGTAAATCGTACTTGAAATCCAGCTGGTTCAAGCTGACGATCAATTCGGGGGTTAAGGTCGTAACCTGGAAGGCGACTGCGAGAATGGAGGCCCCCGGCTTGAATTCGTTTCGGGAAACCTGGAATTCGAGGTTCAGTGTATCCCCGTTATCCTTGATCAGGTCGACTTTGGCTGCCTGGAAGACTTCGTTGTTGTTGTAG
This window contains:
- a CDS encoding divergent polysaccharide deacetylase family protein, whose product is MGKMKHVVAIIIVLTSLIGGFIFLLPKLSGMLATDSTTNATATDSTTVQESVPDTLSFEEKMQQALLPLEVSYSKRKKRHIWTMGGGQTVIMYLLQAQRFIEKNGGKILFMEELYNNNEVFQAAKVDLIKDNGDTLNLEFQVSRNEFKPGASILAVAFQVTTLTPELIVSLNQLDFKYDLLVPPFGPSDDFYRDLDRIKRKEIALWIPMESTKLNKAHNKLRPLRIHHTEEQIENVITEAYSKLPEAKGIVSRYGGQAVEHRQLLQAILKPTKEHGLWFADISMNKLSIVPQTCQDMEMTCKCTAPYNPDNSSLSDYTKAKLREAKRNGLATMILPLNQSSLEKLGNLSEIAQKQGTTLVNLSTFMKK